Proteins co-encoded in one Ornithorhynchus anatinus isolate Pmale09 chromosome 14, mOrnAna1.pri.v4, whole genome shotgun sequence genomic window:
- the CBY1 gene encoding protein chibby homolog 1 — protein sequence MPLFGSTFSPKKTPPRKSASLSNLHSLDRSTREVELGLDYGTPTMNLAGQSLKFENGQWIAEIGGSGGGDRREAQRLRKRNQQLEEENNLLRLKVDILLDMLSETTAESHLMEKELDELKSHVRRRK from the exons ATGCCACTCTTCGGGAGTACATTCAGTCCCAAAAAGACGCCACCTCGGAAGTCCGCCTCCCTCTCCAATCTGCACTCG CTGGACAGATCCACCCGAGAAGTTGAGCTGGGCCTCGACTATGGCACTCCCACCATGAACCTGGCTGGCCAGAGCCTGAAGTTTGAAAATGGCCAGTGGATAGCAG aGATCGGGGGCAGCGGAGGCGGGGACCGCAGAGAGGCCCAGCGCCTGCGCAAGCGGAACCAGCAGCTGGAAGAAGAGAACAATCTCCTGAGACTCAAAGTGGACATCTTGCTGGACATG CTCTCCGAGACGACGGCCGAGTCCCACCTCATGGAGAAGGAGCTGGATGAACTGAAGAGTCATGTCcggaggaggaagtga